In one Corallococcus silvisoli genomic region, the following are encoded:
- a CDS encoding MFS transporter, protein MKPNPPLLALAVGAFGIGVTEFAPMGMLPVIAGDLGVSIPAAGLLVSAYAFGVLVGAPVMTLMTGRVPRRTLLVGLMGIFTLGNLLSALAPDYWTLMAARVVTSFNHGAFFGVGAIVAAGVVAPNRRAGAVAAMFMGLTVANITGVPLASWAGESLGWRASFWGIAGLGALAMVALRWTLPHGRVEPSVDSGAMKAELAVLGRGPVLAALALTVIGSSAMFTVFTYIAPILKEQTLASTGFVTAMLVTYGLGLTLGNWLGGRFADRSVDRTLIATLAGLATLLVAFAGVMPWQAPSAVVIFLWGVASFALVPPLQMRVMTAASDAPNLASAMNIGAFNLGNALGAALGGAVIGLNLGYPAVALAGAAMAGAGLILVLLLVRREARVVATLPAGC, encoded by the coding sequence ATGAAGCCCAACCCTCCACTTCTCGCCCTGGCGGTCGGCGCCTTCGGCATCGGCGTAACGGAGTTCGCACCGATGGGCATGCTGCCAGTCATCGCCGGCGACCTCGGTGTCTCCATCCCGGCGGCGGGTCTGCTGGTCAGCGCCTACGCCTTTGGGGTGCTGGTCGGCGCGCCAGTGATGACCTTGATGACCGGCCGCGTGCCGCGCCGGACCCTGCTGGTTGGCCTGATGGGTATTTTCACCCTGGGCAATCTGCTGTCGGCGCTCGCGCCGGACTACTGGACCTTGATGGCGGCCCGGGTGGTGACGTCGTTCAACCACGGCGCCTTCTTCGGCGTGGGCGCCATCGTCGCAGCCGGCGTGGTCGCGCCGAACAGGCGGGCGGGCGCTGTCGCGGCCATGTTCATGGGCCTGACTGTCGCCAACATCACCGGCGTTCCCCTGGCCTCCTGGGCGGGCGAGAGCCTGGGCTGGCGCGCCTCCTTCTGGGGCATCGCGGGTCTGGGCGCCCTGGCGATGGTCGCGCTTCGCTGGACCCTGCCGCACGGCCGGGTCGAGCCCTCTGTCGACAGCGGCGCCATGAAGGCCGAACTGGCGGTGCTGGGGCGCGGCCCTGTCCTGGCCGCCCTCGCCCTGACCGTGATCGGCTCGAGCGCCATGTTCACCGTCTTCACCTATATCGCTCCGATTCTGAAGGAGCAGACGTTGGCCTCGACCGGCTTCGTCACCGCCATGTTGGTGACCTACGGACTGGGGCTGACGCTCGGCAACTGGCTGGGGGGCCGCTTCGCCGACAGGTCGGTGGACCGTACCTTGATCGCCACCCTGGCAGGCCTCGCCACACTGCTGGTCGCATTCGCTGGGGTCATGCCGTGGCAGGCACCCTCCGCCGTGGTGATTTTCCTCTGGGGCGTGGCGAGCTTCGCCCTGGTGCCGCCGCTACAGATGCGGGTGATGACCGCCGCCAGCGACGCGCCGAATCTGGCTTCGGCCATGAATATCGGTGCCTTCAACCTGGGCAACGCCCTCGGTGCGGCCCTCGGTGGGGCGGTCATCGGCCTCAACCTCGGCTATCCAGCCGTGGCCCTGGCCGGGGCGGCGATGGCTGGAGCGGGCCTCATCCTGGTCTTGTTGCTGGTTCGCCGCGAGGCTCGCGTGGTCGCGACGCTCCCGGCGGGCTGCTAG
- a CDS encoding DUF418 domain-containing protein produces the protein MNEASQASGSASHEAPIAPVGRTERVVLVDALRGFALCGVFISNSFAWFSGRNFLPREQARALAAPPLEAATQMAYDYLISQKFFTLFAFLFGLGFSIQLTRAEARGQPITPLYTRRLLALLAIGLVHIFGVWVGDALSVYATAGFALLLFRQRSDRTVFTWALVLLVVVPMAVAALRHYIPILMDGAEAAAEAAKAQAAQTAQLRARFLEGLSSNSFWTSQKENARFFLLAMLPRVNRLLWMVESLGRFLLGLLAGRHLLLQDVEKNRPWHRKLLGWGLLLGVLGHGAEPALQALNTAGLVDASRGLWTVVMPAVQEVGYLGLAAVYVSAFALLFVRGRGQGGMQFLAPVGRMALTNYLMQSVVSICFYDGWGLGLIGKLPPSRCVTLTLAAFALQVLFSHLWLARFRFGPAEWLWRSLTYGRLQPMRPPPTSVVVPSAP, from the coding sequence ATGAATGAGGCATCGCAGGCGTCGGGTTCAGCCTCCCACGAGGCCCCCATCGCCCCGGTTGGCAGAACCGAACGGGTGGTCCTGGTGGATGCGCTGCGTGGCTTCGCGCTCTGCGGCGTCTTCATCTCCAACAGCTTCGCCTGGTTCAGCGGACGCAACTTCCTGCCCCGCGAGCAGGCGCGCGCCCTGGCGGCGCCTCCGCTCGAGGCCGCCACGCAGATGGCGTATGACTATCTGATCAGCCAGAAGTTCTTCACCCTCTTCGCCTTCCTCTTCGGGCTGGGCTTCTCCATCCAGTTGACGCGCGCCGAGGCCCGGGGCCAGCCCATCACCCCGCTCTACACGCGACGGCTGCTGGCGCTGCTGGCCATCGGCCTGGTCCATATCTTCGGTGTCTGGGTCGGCGACGCGCTGTCTGTCTATGCGACTGCGGGCTTCGCACTGCTGCTCTTCCGGCAGAGGTCGGACCGGACGGTGTTCACCTGGGCGCTGGTGCTGCTCGTGGTGGTGCCGATGGCGGTGGCCGCCCTGCGGCACTACATCCCCATCCTGATGGATGGCGCGGAGGCGGCGGCCGAGGCGGCGAAGGCCCAGGCGGCACAGACCGCGCAGCTGCGGGCCCGTTTCCTGGAGGGACTCTCCAGCAACTCCTTCTGGACCTCGCAGAAGGAGAATGCGCGCTTCTTCCTCCTGGCGATGCTTCCGCGGGTCAACCGCCTCTTGTGGATGGTGGAGAGCCTGGGCCGCTTCCTCCTGGGGCTCCTCGCGGGGCGGCACCTGCTGCTCCAGGATGTGGAGAAGAACCGCCCCTGGCATCGAAAGCTGCTCGGCTGGGGGCTGCTCCTCGGAGTGCTGGGCCACGGCGCGGAGCCCGCGTTGCAGGCGCTGAACACCGCCGGCCTCGTGGACGCCAGCCGGGGCCTCTGGACGGTCGTGATGCCGGCCGTCCAGGAGGTGGGCTACCTGGGACTGGCCGCGGTGTACGTGTCCGCCTTCGCCCTGCTCTTCGTGCGCGGCCGGGGACAGGGAGGGATGCAGTTCCTGGCCCCCGTGGGTCGCATGGCGCTCACCAACTACCTGATGCAGTCGGTGGTGAGCATCTGCTTCTACGACGGGTGGGGGCTGGGCCTCATTGGCAAACTGCCGCCGTCGCGCTGCGTGACGCTCACGCTGGCCGCCTTCGCGCTCCAGGTCCTCTTCAGCCACCTGTGGCTGGCGCGCTTCCGCTTCGGTCCCGCCGAGTGGCTGTGGCGCTCGCTCACCTACGGCCGCCTGCAACCCATGCGTCCGCCCCCCACGTCCGTCGTGGTGCCATCGGCGCCTTGA
- a CDS encoding alpha/beta fold hydrolase, with amino-acid sequence MATTTTNPGITFTHPPGDYVTVRGKRLWVERHGSGTPVVMLAGLGPAGSHVIFHPHFDPLAADHCVIYIDLFGRGRSDVPKDLRDITFAEDVADVAAVLQQLDLGPVHLYGFSYGGLLSQALALEHTARVRSVVLANSLFSPEMWRLNHINLNREIANQCPEVWEEIQRLHKEGVRSTDPRMASLFASAARLVRFFNPDNAPRVATEPGARNVALYPVFCGEDIDFEIGGQLPAIPDFRRRLSELAVPLLVLAGRFDRALYPALQRESLAHARSAELHVLERSGSFSHVEEPDEVLRLVRAFWARIT; translated from the coding sequence ATGGCGACGACAACGACAAACCCTGGCATCACCTTCACCCATCCCCCGGGCGACTACGTCACGGTCCGCGGCAAGCGTTTGTGGGTCGAGCGACACGGCAGCGGTACACCCGTGGTCATGCTGGCGGGCCTGGGGCCCGCCGGCTCGCACGTCATCTTCCACCCCCACTTCGACCCGCTCGCGGCCGACCACTGCGTCATCTACATCGACCTCTTCGGGCGAGGCCGGTCCGACGTCCCCAAGGACCTGCGCGACATCACCTTCGCGGAGGACGTCGCCGACGTCGCGGCCGTGCTGCAACAGCTCGACCTCGGCCCGGTGCACCTCTATGGATTCTCCTACGGGGGGCTGCTCTCCCAAGCGCTGGCGCTCGAACACACCGCGCGGGTCCGGAGCGTGGTGCTCGCCAACAGCCTGTTCAGCCCGGAGATGTGGCGCCTCAACCACATCAATCTCAACCGGGAGATCGCCAATCAGTGCCCGGAGGTCTGGGAGGAGATCCAGCGCCTGCACAAGGAAGGCGTGCGGTCGACCGACCCGCGGATGGCGTCGCTCTTCGCCAGCGCGGCGCGCCTGGTGCGGTTCTTCAATCCAGACAATGCCCCGCGGGTCGCGACCGAGCCGGGCGCCCGCAACGTCGCGCTCTACCCGGTGTTCTGCGGCGAGGACATCGACTTCGAAATCGGCGGACAGCTTCCAGCCATCCCCGACTTCAGGCGGCGCTTGAGCGAGCTCGCGGTGCCGCTGCTCGTGCTGGCGGGCCGCTTCGACCGGGCGCTGTATCCCGCGCTGCAGCGCGAGTCACTCGCCCATGCCAGGAGCGCCGAGCTCCATGTGCTGGAGCGCAGCGGCTCGTTCTCGCACGTCGAGGAGCCCGATGAGGTGCTCCGGCTCGTGCGCGCCTTCTGGGCCCGCATCACCTGA
- a CDS encoding carbohydrate binding family 9 domain-containing protein encodes MRARSRVRRAARGAVLLAIASALLAPHLAMADTVSTSQPPARPSLQAIRTHDSPRLDGVLDDPVWSVAAATDAFTQKFPNEGQSPSEHTLLRLVYDDDALYVAFECEQLKTPRISRLVRRDRKVGDDRVEVTISDGTRTFEFWVSAAGVMGDGIRFNDTDYSADWDGVWDARVHQHATGWSAELRIPLLIFQLDPERVGDWGLQARRYLSSVQETQEWAYIPRTVAGETSRYGRLSRMEGLHRGNPFELRPFALLRAARGVDGRTGYGATGGLDARVHLTPNVGLDLTVNPDFAQVEADEQVLNLTTIETFFPEKRPFFLDGMDMFQVPRMTYFPTSRRTFYTRRIGAVPTKPGVLTQAPESERVTSIPVPTTIYGAAKLRGTLGTHLNWGLLSALTGQNDVQVERADLSLRDALAAPRSAFTVGRMRAVLSERAQLGLLATATQRLEPTGEYPLLASADSTTSRQLCPGGERVAASARCFHDSYVLSADGSWRSLSGDYVVSGQALMSAIQNGPPRTLPDGTVIASGDVDAGALMFAAKEGGNWLGSVEAEASGRRLDFNDLGFMVRQNHLRLLPTVEYRAVDPFAAVAEVRVRLSTSFRNTVDGLNVFRGYYAFTEWQFKNAWKANTMVYYFGNRYEDREVGDGTAIERTGSVGWDLTLTSAPGRRLSGSLTSVSMFRDDGYSLTYSAQLGFHLLPQLELQVLPQVTLAAGEARYLGATPRPGEYLFGRLDARSIGATLRANYTLTTRLTLQLYAQTLLVARHYRDFGSFTPDHARANIRLDDLTAAEAPTKNPDSQLATLDVNAVLRWEFRPGSTMFLVYTRSQAPARVLASGERAELDLGALRDIRAADALWMKASYWWN; translated from the coding sequence ATGCGCGCACGCAGCCGCGTCAGGCGCGCCGCGCGCGGGGCGGTGCTGCTCGCCATCGCCTCCGCCCTGCTCGCCCCCCATCTGGCGATGGCCGACACGGTCTCCACCTCCCAACCGCCAGCGCGGCCGAGTCTCCAGGCCATCCGCACCCACGACAGCCCCCGACTGGATGGCGTGCTCGACGACCCGGTGTGGAGCGTGGCCGCCGCGACCGATGCCTTCACCCAGAAGTTCCCCAACGAAGGGCAGAGCCCCAGCGAGCACACCCTCCTGCGGCTCGTCTACGACGATGACGCGCTCTACGTTGCATTCGAATGCGAGCAGCTCAAGACGCCGCGAATCTCGCGGCTGGTGCGAAGAGACCGCAAGGTCGGTGATGATCGCGTCGAAGTCACCATCAGCGACGGCACCCGCACCTTCGAGTTCTGGGTGAGCGCGGCCGGAGTGATGGGAGACGGCATCCGCTTCAACGACACCGACTACTCGGCCGACTGGGACGGCGTCTGGGACGCGCGGGTCCATCAGCACGCGACGGGCTGGTCGGCCGAGCTGCGAATCCCCCTGCTCATCTTCCAGCTGGACCCGGAGAGGGTCGGGGACTGGGGACTGCAGGCGCGCCGCTACCTGTCCTCGGTCCAGGAGACCCAGGAATGGGCCTACATCCCACGCACCGTGGCCGGTGAGACGTCGCGGTACGGCCGGCTCAGCAGGATGGAGGGGCTGCATCGCGGCAATCCGTTCGAGCTGCGTCCCTTCGCCCTGCTCCGCGCGGCACGGGGCGTGGACGGGAGGACCGGCTACGGCGCCACCGGCGGGCTCGACGCCCGCGTGCACCTGACCCCGAATGTCGGGCTCGACCTCACGGTGAACCCCGACTTCGCCCAGGTCGAGGCGGATGAGCAGGTCCTGAACCTCACCACCATCGAGACGTTCTTCCCGGAGAAGCGGCCCTTCTTCCTGGACGGCATGGACATGTTCCAGGTGCCGCGGATGACCTACTTCCCGACGTCCCGGCGGACCTTCTACACGCGCCGCATCGGCGCCGTGCCGACGAAGCCAGGCGTCCTCACCCAGGCCCCCGAGTCCGAACGCGTCACGTCGATTCCAGTGCCCACCACCATCTACGGAGCGGCGAAGCTGCGCGGGACGCTCGGCACGCATCTGAACTGGGGCCTGCTTTCGGCGCTCACGGGACAGAACGATGTCCAGGTCGAGCGAGCGGACCTCTCCCTGCGCGACGCGCTGGCCGCGCCTCGCAGCGCGTTCACGGTGGGCCGGATGCGCGCGGTCCTGAGCGAGCGGGCCCAGCTGGGCCTGCTGGCCACCGCGACCCAGCGGCTCGAGCCGACCGGGGAATATCCACTGCTGGCGTCCGCGGACAGCACAACGTCACGGCAGCTGTGCCCCGGGGGTGAGCGGGTCGCCGCGAGCGCGCGCTGCTTCCACGACAGCTACGTGTTGTCGGCGGATGGCTCCTGGCGCTCTCTTTCGGGGGACTACGTGGTGAGCGGGCAGGCCCTGATGAGCGCCATCCAGAACGGCCCACCGCGCACCCTGCCGGACGGCACGGTCATCGCGTCGGGAGATGTCGACGCGGGAGCCTTGATGTTCGCGGCCAAGGAGGGTGGCAACTGGCTGGGCTCCGTCGAGGCGGAGGCGTCAGGGCGACGGCTCGACTTCAACGACCTGGGCTTCATGGTGCGGCAGAACCACCTGCGCCTGCTGCCCACCGTCGAGTACCGGGCGGTCGATCCGTTCGCCGCGGTCGCCGAGGTGAGAGTGCGACTCTCGACCTCCTTCCGGAACACCGTCGACGGCTTGAATGTCTTTCGCGGCTACTACGCCTTCACCGAATGGCAATTCAAGAACGCGTGGAAGGCCAACACCATGGTGTATTACTTCGGCAACCGCTACGAGGACCGCGAGGTCGGGGATGGCACCGCCATCGAGCGCACGGGCAGCGTCGGTTGGGACCTGACCCTCACGAGCGCTCCGGGGCGGCGGCTGTCGGGCTCCCTCACGAGCGTGAGCATGTTCCGGGATGACGGCTACAGCCTCACCTACAGCGCGCAGCTGGGCTTCCATCTGCTGCCGCAACTCGAGCTGCAGGTGTTGCCCCAGGTCACCCTCGCGGCCGGCGAGGCGCGCTACCTGGGGGCCACGCCTCGACCGGGCGAGTACCTGTTCGGCCGACTCGACGCGCGCAGCATCGGCGCCACGCTGCGCGCCAACTACACCCTGACGACCCGGCTCACGCTCCAGCTCTATGCGCAGACACTGCTGGTCGCCAGGCACTATCGCGACTTCGGTTCATTCACGCCAGACCATGCGCGGGCGAACATCCGGCTGGACGACCTGACAGCGGCGGAGGCCCCCACGAAGAACCCCGACAGCCAGCTCGCGACCCTGGATGTCAATGCCGTCCTCCGCTGGGAGTTCCGGCCCGGCTCCACGATGTTCCTTGTCTATACACGCTCGCAGGCACCCGCGCGCGTGCTCGCGTCCGGCGAACGGGCCGAGCTCGACCTCGGCGCGCTTCGCGACATCCGGGCCGCGGATGCACTATGGATGAAGGCTTCCTACTGGTGGAACTGA